Proteins found in one Streptomyces sp. NBC_00461 genomic segment:
- a CDS encoding SAM-dependent methyltransferase, with product MTDIDTSVPHSARIWNYWLGGKDNYPVDEAAGDAYTAVFPGIVTIARSSRAFLGRSIRYLVTEAGVRQFLDVGTGLPTVDNTHEVAQRHAPEAKIVYVDNDPLVLTHARALLTSTPEGVTAYEDLSLYEHDRILEAAGKTLDLTRPTALILSGILGHVADHDQARDLVRGLLAGLPSGSYLSLNEGSRGTDPEYERAQDAYNETGAVPYFLRPVEQITAFFDGLELVEPGIVSVPLWHPEPGAATTPIGQHGGLGRKP from the coding sequence ATGACGGACATCGACACCTCCGTGCCGCACTCGGCCCGGATCTGGAACTACTGGCTCGGCGGCAAGGACAACTACCCCGTGGACGAGGCGGCCGGTGACGCCTACACCGCCGTCTTCCCCGGCATCGTCACCATCGCCCGCAGCAGTCGCGCCTTCCTCGGACGCAGCATCCGGTATCTCGTCACGGAGGCGGGCGTACGGCAGTTCCTGGACGTCGGGACCGGTCTGCCGACCGTCGACAACACCCACGAGGTCGCCCAGCGCCACGCCCCCGAGGCGAAGATCGTCTACGTGGACAACGACCCGCTGGTCCTCACCCACGCGCGTGCCCTGCTCACCTCCACGCCCGAGGGCGTGACGGCGTACGAGGACCTGAGCCTGTACGAGCACGACCGCATCCTCGAAGCGGCCGGAAAGACCCTCGACCTCACACGGCCGACCGCGCTGATCCTCAGCGGCATCCTCGGTCACGTCGCCGACCACGACCAGGCCCGCGACCTGGTCCGGGGCCTGCTGGCGGGCCTGCCCTCCGGCAGCTACCTCTCCCTCAACGAGGGCTCACGCGGCACCGACCCCGAGTACGAGCGGGCCCAGGACGCCTACAACGAGACGGGCGCGGTGCCGTACTTCCTGCGCCCGGTGGAGCAGATCACGGCCTTCTTCGACGGGCTGGAACTGGTGGAACCGGGCATCGTGTCCGTCCCGCTGTGGCATCCGGAGCCGGGTGCGGCGACCACGCCGATCGGCCAGCACGGCGGCCTCGGACGAAAGCCGTAG
- a CDS encoding histidine phosphatase family protein, which yields MSTTLLLARHGQTVWHAENRYAGVSDVALTDTGRAQAKALGRWAAAHPVDAIWTSPVSRATATADPACRALGLAPHREPDLRECDFGVMEGRTLAEFAREDPRAAEAFRADPVAHPFPGAEDPRAAAARGAAALHRIAAAHDAGRVLVVAHNTLLRLVLCGLLSVPLSDYRRVFPQLRNAAVTELRMDVMSVGLISLNVPCEPDEE from the coding sequence ATGAGTACGACCCTTCTGCTGGCCCGGCACGGGCAGACCGTCTGGCACGCCGAGAACCGTTACGCGGGGGTGAGCGACGTGGCGCTCACCGACACGGGCCGCGCGCAGGCGAAGGCCCTCGGCCGCTGGGCCGCGGCCCATCCCGTCGACGCGATCTGGACGTCCCCGGTCTCCCGGGCGACCGCCACCGCCGACCCCGCCTGCCGCGCCCTCGGCCTCGCCCCGCATCGCGAACCCGACCTGAGGGAATGCGACTTCGGGGTGATGGAGGGCAGGACGCTCGCCGAGTTCGCGCGCGAGGACCCGAGGGCGGCGGAGGCCTTCCGCGCCGACCCGGTGGCCCACCCGTTCCCCGGCGCCGAGGACCCGAGGGCCGCCGCCGCACGGGGCGCCGCCGCCCTGCACCGCATCGCCGCCGCCCACGACGCCGGACGCGTCCTGGTCGTCGCCCACAACACCCTGCTGCGGCTGGTCCTGTGCGGTCTGCTGTCCGTCCCGCTCTCCGACTACCGCCGTGTCTTCCCGCAGCTGCGCAACGCCGCGGTCACCGAACTCCGTATGGATGTCATGTCGGTTGGGCTGATCTCGTTGAACGTGCCGTGCGAGCCGGACGAGGAGTAG